The genome window GCTACTATGGATAACACGAAAGGTAATTTTACCATACGCCAAACTTaatgaattattttttatttaattagctaattttggcTCGTGAGACTTagtaaaatgaaagagaacatcattaaaaacatatctgACAATTAAAAAGATGACCAAAATTACCTTACCGCCAccatggaatgaagccgacgtaCTATTACATAATACAGATCGcataatttgttttgttattatatTAGTATTGGTACCGTTTTAAGAGAACGAATATGACTAGTCGTTCTTAAAATGTATTACAATATTGCAatttggtatacagggtgtaacaataaaatttgtaccaattgcattttgacttctcaggaaaaaactaaaagagttgtGGCAGAAATGTAATATGCAATAGAATTAGTGATATATTGGCTAGAAGAttaagaagacgtttagttggtttctttactagcttgggttcaaaagttatgtccgattaattaaatcgtccagaaaacgtgttgggccacttttgccatgttagcgtatatcaagtttgaatCGCGTTGATTGTGTTTATCGTGCattgaacatcaaagaactgacacaaaagaattataagtggtgtttcttcatataattaacatgaacttaataataatatgatatttctttaaaatctataaatgaagtcatgaaatctctttcgaattatcttataaataaagtaatttctcatatccctgaattGAGAACAGTATTTGCACCCATAAGTACACaacaataaaaatttgaaattaagttcagctgggcttctagctgttctggggcaattattgccagcatttctgtcaacAAATGTTATAttcttctcatagttatatgtaattgtatgccttgaaggaagacgtgagtttggaaaatgagctataaacaatctgatggtttctgcttgactccatgtgctaccgaatgtcacaaccataaaaatacgctcttccaacgtgaattggggttgaaggtgttgagctgcagccacgatttctagtaatgaagttgttatgtcagtgcttagttgtgactttcataaactcaaggagatattctattatgtaatcattttgaccactttgaataccccattgtttaagtTGAcatatcataagagcaccgtccaactggtccatggtttaactctattcagtcacttctGTAAcatttagacaaaagtggcccaagcggttttaagactaggttacataattggctatatcttcacttgtatacctacgattttattgaaacaaagcttatctggtggctaaagaaattagcttgatagacatattaatatcaaaccaaaaaataggcggcatacttgtgtcattctattttcaaaattgtacaaattttattgttacaccctgtatgtaacATACTATTTCCGTTTCTAAGTAGTAaggctatatatatataaaatcgtCAATGATTGTGTGCTGATGAAGAGATCAAGGTCTCAAGGCACCATTGGCAAATATATGATATTTTCTTGGGAGGTAACTgctaccccaccccacccacgtAGTGATATAAGCACGCTACTGTCTACGGTGTAACATACAGCATCCTATCCGGGCTCCCTAGACCCTTGTCCTGCAAAACACCACTCGTGGAATCAGCTTTCAGTTTCTTATACACGTCTGCAGGCTTCAATGTTGGGTCGTTCCCCAAAATAAGCGCCATCACTCCTGCATAAGAAAGATACATGGATGGCACAGAACAATGCGTCATTTACgatgttgttttttctttctattcTTGCTATAGTCAACTTTTCAAAGGGAATTCCTTGCATGCGGGCTGTTGGGTAAGTTTCCGAGCTGTCGATAGCTTTTGGATATGTATGTAAATTACTGATGTACAATTGGCCAATCACAAACATCGAACCTTAGAAGGGACCGTATGTACAAGCTGTTTAGAAAAGAGAGTATTGTCGACAATGCGGCAATGTCCGATTACTTTTGGAGGAGGGTATATATGAGAATACGGATGACATAATTGATTGCATTTAAAGATTTCTTACCAGCAACATGTGGACAAGCCATAGATGTTCCACTAAAAGTACCCGTCGCTGTCGGAGAGCCAATCATAGTACTCAAAACATCCACTCCTGGTGCAAAGATATCCACACATGTTCCGTAATTAGAAAAAACCGCGCGTTTGTCTTCGTGATCAGTCGCACCGACTGTTAATGCCTAAAACGAAATAAATAATAACAGGGTGGTAACAGGAGGGTTACCGATGAACAACTGTTGACTTGCTTTTTATTACTTTGAAAATATAATAACAATCGTATACGGCCTTACGACCATTGTAAATGGCTTTGAATTGCAAAAGCAAAACAGTTCACCCTCTGTAGTTAATATAATACAAAGGGATGGTCAATAATTATCTGGGGATTCGTCAATATGCGTAAATCAGGACGATTGAGTAATCCGCATTTATAGAACATACGTGACATATCAGGAAGACTAAACACTCCATAGCCAATGAAATAAGTTTGTAAATTTGAAATGAATTCACTTCGTCAGTTGACAGTtgtattgcattttttttaaaacttttatcacCTATAATTATGAAATTCATGTATGTATTATGTAACAGAAACACTGTTAACCAGTGGAACTCGTTAATTAGTTACAACGTTTGTTGATAATAAAAGGTAAAGGAATTGAACCTGCATTTTGTACAGGACTgtgtgcccatctctctttcgttagcgattTAATAGGTCAGATCTCCACCGTGAAATGTTACTGTGGGGGATCGCCACACATCCTCCACAGCTAGTTACCTTCACAGTATTTAAAAATACGGTACTtatttgtgatgcaatcaagcaaaatgagtcggatgtcgggaatattgattttgagatataatcaataatagtattcaacttcgtttgtgttttattgttctgagcaacactaatatggctatatctctggaaccataagtctgaTTATGATggagttttcagcaaaataaagctctgcgaatggctcatataatgaaattgaaaactgaattttgatcgcatcacatttgtataCCTGGGTCAGGCAGAACTCTAGTCAACCGATAAGGCAATataaacgatcgaatttggtgttgaaatgagcaaaattttgagttgcaccttttcaatgtaaaattaattttctcggccaaataaaaagcaatcattttcattttttcagtataatGCCTGATactatatttttattcaaatcccATTAAACTTAGATTTTGATAGGCTTCGACTTGACCCGCGagcttttatcaaccttttagcttttcaaagtaatatagttcgctaatgaagaattttcgccaattttctaacgcacatcaccgtgagttatagttttgtcagaatttcggttttgattgcactatttttcaattccgactaccaatttggtcaaaatcaacTCGTGACCCATGGATGGATAATTTTGCAAGCCACTATAGAAATACCGATtagttctgctggttatattagaaatgaagtactgagttggacaaTTTTGGCAGTCACAAGTGAaacaaaagtgaaataaaaacagATATTCTggcaaaactataatatataggccCACGCGATGTGCCTTAGagatgggaaatatctttctttagcaaactatattagtttgaaacgctaaaaaatgaattccgcaAACACCCCCGAGCAaagttaaggcctataaaaatcaaaaatcttacactaaaagacacaattacatgcctaattttaacacccggtttttttttcaatgtatatccaagcactatgtttttaactgacatttctgaaggaaaaatattgctttatatttgaccgagaaaattaatttcatagcaaaaatgtgtatctctgaagtatgctgatttcaaaatgtatcgaTCGAGTTTTAGAACGACTATGTATATTACAAAACAAGCTGGTGACCATGGTGACTAAAGAGAGGAGTATTCTAggtaaagtgccttactcaagggcaatAGCGTCGAGttggctcgaacccgcaaccgtCTGATTATGAGTCGGGGCTCGGCCACCGTACTTATACCTTTGTTGATTATCttattgaaatataaaatatatatatagaaaaATCAATATTGTGTTTATATTGCAATATTTAGGTTTACAAATAGCAGTCACGTAATAGGTTATCGTAAAGTTACCTTTTGTGCTTTTGCGGGAGAAAAATAGCATGCATCGTAGTCGCTATTTCCCGCTGCCACTGCCACTGGCACACCAGCGTCATACATGCCTTGAATAGCTTCATCTATTGCGTCGCTTGCCCCTCCACCCAGTGACATGGAAGCAACAGCTGGATCGATATGATTGTTGGCTACGAAATCCATACCTGAAACGTTATTGTAAACATATTTAATGTCTCAAAGCGAGGGAATCATATCGCCTGTGATTGCCGATTATCCGGCTGTTTCtttttattataaatcaaaatgtGTCTCTAAAGAAACTGGATCTCGTCTTTCCATTCAAATGTCTGAAAGTAAAATCGTAAAACTCTAATGCTAAAATGTATTTTCTTTGCCTCGCCAGTGGcataactagacattttcatttgagggggcaagcgggggcaaacataataaataaggGAGCAGgtatcgttcatgctgtttgggtttgtaggCGCGTCAACACCCTCGTCGATCTAGGGGACACAGGGGTGGGTCTGAGGAGTCTTGgtatctgcttggaatgtgtccccggaacagtgccgtagatttctttttgacatgggagggatggggttggaGCTAAACTGGTACGCTCGAAGCGCgcaaatattgggtttttttaggttaaaatgaccaaatatgaggttaattaataactctcagagaaacttttgaaaatgcaccaaatttcatatactggtatcaatctctgtgaatttagagttttcggtagcaaatttggtatcaaattgcagctaacaagattctgcacacgacctcatcaatcaaattgtcataacaagatcaggttttggtgtaggacgggttacatctGCGGACtgtctttatttgaggtgtttagctTGAAATTTATGTGGACCAGGTTTATATGTTCATTGTGTATTTTATTAACACGCTTAGGACGTCATGAATAATGTAATGACGCCGTAGTTCTCCTTCTCATTCTGATCATATTTACCTCCTATGACCCAACTATACATTCCCCAGCCTTGGCATGATAGTACTTTTACACCATgaagagttgcacccttgcaataCCGTAGTAGTCGGCTCCAATAGTGCCCGCACAATGTGTACCGTGACCATTGCAGTCCTGTGAGAATAAGCAGATTATTTCAGAAAATAGCAATTACATTGTATACTATATTTCGgaggggggcactcgactttggaagtgacggggatgtgcagtGAGCAGTTCTGAAAAGTTGTAGGTGGTCTTTCGGTGAACAGGACCCAAacagggggtctttccgtgagactgaaaaacaatttgggtcaaaatatcacaaatgatacataattttcaaaaagccatcaaaatttgaaattaaaaaaaatatatataaagaaaaataacaataaaaacacgGGGTACctcggtgagagattatcagaatttTGTCAACAATTCTAGCaaaaaaggagtattttgtgacaggaaaacaaaaaaggaggTCTAGTTGTATCTTTACTGTAAGACGATTTAAAAAAGATAACAGAATACATTTTATAACCCCTCATTGTACTATTTTTACGACAAGGACACCCGGTAGTAATGTCAGTGCTTTTCAATAACGTAGCCTTCTCCCTCCCGCTTTCTGAATCAGAAATCAATCGAGATGAGGGAACTTATGCAACGAGTCACACGCATACGAGTGGCTACTTCAAGGAAGCAGGGGAGGGGAGACTCTGGGGCTATCCCCAGTAGGAGGATTATCAGATGAGGTATCGCGGCTAGATGGGCACATAAATGATGAAATCTTCCACACGGAAGACAAACTAACCACTGGTCCACCACCCTCCTCATCAGTAGCGTCATAGGCAAAACGAGCCCGTCCACCGAAATATTGGTGGTCTTGATAAACTCCAGTATCAATAATGTACACGTTGACGCCGCTACCATCTCCTGTAAGATAAGAGAGAGGGTTTCCTTTGGTGTAAATAGAGATGACTAGTAAACTTTGTTgctagaaagaaagaagaaggaaagaaagaaagaaagaaagaaggaaggaaggaaggaaggaaggaaggaaggaaggaaggaaggaaggaaggaaggaaggaaaggaaggaaagaaagaaagaaagaaagaaagaaagaaagaaagaaagaaagaaagaaagaaagaaagaaagaaagaaagaaagaaagaaagaaagaaagagcattttggaacgtcattttttgctaccaaccgcaacgtaatcgccttatgGTAAtgccacgattgaccaattcacaatagatttcaccctctagagggcatactaactgattttcgactaatgtagccgGCCGTTGGCgttcacgtttcacgtaaatttcgcaatctctctagtatcaGCTAGTACCTTGCTGCAAATAAACCTGGCATTGTTTGGGAGTTTCATCAGCACTCTAGCATATTTAGTTGGGCGAGATATTCCTCTCTCATAGGTGCAGCTTAATTGACAGTGGTTTTGTCCAATACACCTCTGGGTGCAATTGGATATTATTAAATCAATGCAATTTGTTTCAAAGTGCTTCTCATACGCAGTAAAtgcgaaaaataaaataaacaacacGAAAGTTTGTCAGTATGCTTTAAAATTGCCCAATCATAGCTACGTACCTTTAAAGCTTGATTGTCCGTCCAGTGGTAGCTTTCGTTGATCAATTCTGTCCAATCCCCATGTCATTGCTGTTTCGTATATCGTTACATTGCCATCCTGTTGAACGTACTGTACATCGCGATTTTCTCGAATCTTTGAAAACAAACCAGTCACATAAGAATTAAATTTTCGGCATATCATGATGCGCACATTGAGAAAAATATCGTCACTGCGCACGTAGAACTTCTCAGTAATGCTATGAttcgcggatttagggtttctctaccgaaagtcaatttgtgccgaaattccttcccacaatgcaatatgcgtattgcataacaaagaatattgattaacctccgaactgtatctattgttatgcaaaacgcttattgcattgtggaaatttcggcacaaattgacttccggtagagaaaccctaaatccgtgtATTGCATGACTTAAACCACGATGGCTTTCGAGATTTATACCAAAGTTACCTCTTACAAAACCATAAAGAGGATGAGCATAATATAGGATTAGACTGAATCCTTAGTCGCCTATTGTGGGATGCGTGTAAGTGACCGACTAAATGCAGCATTCTTAATAAATTATgcgacccgttctgacaaaaccaggaacaagtcgcatttttgacatttcataatttgaatacaattgtaagcacgggacaattagcttcaaaatgataccaaaattatatacatagcatcaataccttTTCCTACTTTACAcaagattgaatagggattatcatcatagttcaactgtcaactattgattaaataaacctcttttaatTTAATAAGtagtttcaaggatttgaaagtcctcTCAGTTCCATGATAATACCATGAAAGGCCTATAAACTCAAAATATGCCTGGCGACTTGtaccgggttttgttggagctggtcacatatttgaCTCCTTAACCGCTTGTAATGTTAGGAATTGAATTTTGTATCTACGGAgatttcccattaaaaaaatgtatgCCAATAGGACATAAGTATAGCATCACTTACTTCGTCTAGTGCGCTTTGAGATTTCACTTGAACACCAAAACCCTTGAGTACACGTCTATACTCCTGATTCACCTTGACTCCTGCGATCTTGGACAACGCTTGCCTATCTCTATCAACGTCACCGGAATTctgaaaatataaattattgattTCTTTGAATTTGTCGTGTGATTAACTTTTGCATTAGTAAAACAATgttcatatgaagacctgagcgcaagaagaccgtaacatgtatgcaataaagttgcgtatagtttcgtatagtttggtaatgttttatacatgttcaggggccaaaacaaatctttcacaacctttcatgatcttttcaccctggaacatgtattaaacattaaaaaaccctaagaaactatagatgaggtgacctatgatgtcacatgtttacattcagaccgccctctgttgtttcaagccaggcaaaataacacagaagtgtctacgacagaccacataaatctctttaaaactcaacttttaaaaacctttgaagttttgtgtgatattatgtatatagcttgatgcatttataaacaagattgataccattttttgtattatttgctgtgaaaccaaagttaatgaataaaaatcaacttcttccatgtaaactatagtgttttttgcctgacagttttgatcacagaccaacagagggcgtatcaaatgtaaacacatgtcacctcatctatacgtaactttagtgtatccatgttgaggggccaagtggacttacggtctttttgCGCTCAGGCCTTCATATAGGCTACGTCACGTCTTTACAGATATTTATTACATATGCAGTTCCAGTTACATGATGTTACACTCTACTTGGTTgaagtggatatctactgaaaatgacataaaaggaagatgctaggatcacgaaatactcctttaaagccataatgtgtgatttttaatttaaatgttagttttcactgatagctacagATCactttgtccccttttaattttgaaacaAGCAAacgaggtaaaacaaagaaaaatcgcTATtttattccagcgcctacaatgcgtgtaatAGCTTGCCGAAACGTCGGTACCTCGTGGTTAGGTTATAAGTAGGGGTATAGGCTACTTATATAATAATACTCTGTGTGTATATGCACATTACAATAGGCTAAGTTTTTTTTCGCATAACaattatttctcgacttatggcAAAATTTAGATATCTATGATCATTTTCTCTGGGATACCCTTGAGAATAATTATGAACCCGGCTCTAGTGGGGTCAAGTTGTTGCTGAGTAAATGGTAAGTTGTTGTATAGTGTCGTTGAACTAGAATCCCCCTTCCAGCCATGATGATTACTTATTGTAGTTGCACCATAGAAAGCCTTTACTTCATAGTTGTACACAAAATTAGCACTGGTTACGTGCTCAAAGTACTGTaccatgatgacaatccaactccTCAACCACCGCtcatgatgacaatccaactccTCAACCACCGCTCATACTTTTAAAGTTGTATCCAtccgcccagcaaacacaaaaacgtttttaaaacgttctgaataagttatattttggcttttggtttaggtaaaaacgttttattaacattaaaatgtcgggttatataaaggtcatgaaaacgttttaaaatgttttgtatgaaaacacattttttggcaaatattttgtcaacatttaaataacattatgttaaaatattgcacccagcaaatacagaaatgttcttaaaatgtttttttaaaacgttttaataacatttaaatgtcaggttatataaaggtcatgaaaacgcttttgaaacgttattgcaaatattttgggcaagcatttttcgcaaaatatttttttaaccccaaagtaacattctgtttagaatcttttgtatcaagttttcaaaaatgtttttggaatgttattaaaacttttttatcgcctttatataacccgacataaaaaaatgttttttaatgttatgaaaacgttttatacccttaatatatcctttatataacccgacatttaaacgttttctgacaaccttttataaccttttgcgaatgatgtcgaaaacgttttgtgtttgctgggattttaGTCCCCTCCCTTGGCAAAAGATTATTATGCTTTGTATTGAGAAGTGGGATCATGTGACACATTGTAAATTATAAGCACGCTGATATTAGATATCTATGAAATGTGCTGttggaattctcgctattcgcaataagggcgccgccagcggtttgcgatgtaatcgtgatgtatcatgggaaaatcgtgatgtatcatgggaaaaggtcgacatccaagtccgcgcaatacgaatattaccatgctattacataggaacacgtgacaatattttttagtttgtcaatataacggtattacacgcaaatcgatagagaattgtgcacatttcaaatcacattattaagtattattgagtatcgattcgcgtgtaacacctttattttgacgaactaaaaaatattgtcacgtgttcctatgtaatagcatggtaatattcgtattgcgcggacttggacgtcgaccttttcccatgatacatcacgatgacatcgcaaaccgctggcggcgcccttattgcgaatagcgagaattgatctTCAATTCTACActataacatataggcctacatttatagtTCATCACCGGTTGttagtttgaacatgttgaagattaGGAGCTGTTGGGGAAAAGGTACGCACttaatttctttaatttatattaatgaagttaattaattttaattctgttatttaaattaatactaattagctgaattttaaattaataataataaaaaagaataaaTGAAATCCAGGAGTCTAATTCTAAAAGTGTGCTCTTAGCTCGGTCCACCAGTTTGCGGTGCAATAACCgctggtttttgtttttttttggtttttttgtttttttgttgaagAATTGGTATCAGGTATGTTTGGCCAAATCGACAGTACGAATACTCATTCAGGTACAGCCGCATACCCCGTGAAATGAGATTGATAACCTAACGCCACAAGGTGAAGTTAACTTAGGAACCGAATGACCCCATTATCTTATGTAACTCATCACTGACACGGCTGGGTTATATACTGCCTCTGGCTATATCACAACCTGTCTCTGTGGTCAACTATGCATTAGATAAAAGAGAAAcggaccattatcagaaataatcggtgtcttgttgaggtatggtatAAGCATATTctgagcgactaacatgcgaaccatacatTACGTGGTCGAGCCACCCTATTTAGCATTAGCTTTGgatatataattattgtatttattttccaCCTGACTTACCCTGGtggaaaattaataaaataattaaatgtccaaagttaACGTGAAATAGGGCTACCTGATGAGCCTAATACCCAAACAAGACACCGATCACTTCTGATAATGGCCTATTTTGAACGGTTTATCTTACACATTCGGCGAGTAAAATTAAATTATTTGCACCAAAATATACATATTATTAAGCCTATATAATTTATAATACAAAAAGTAATTTAATGTCAAACTTTCTTGAACTAAAAACACTAACACGTACTTCATTCGCCGGCaatatcaaatcaatacagaatttaTCTCAATTGAAATATGTTTTTGAAGTGATTTGGTTTTTGCACAGTTAATCTCGCTGGAGTGTACTCATTGTTATTGTTAGTAACATTATTAGTTTATTTCACTATGATCGAGAAGATTATACAAATTACAagataaggtcatgttttttatgttgggtaccagtatttttcaaacaaatcacatgcttttacaggtttggtactataacttcaaaagtttacattagaacccaataaaagtatatattctgagagcatatactcagacaatttcagaaaccatacaatgggagtaattatacagggtgacccatatattatacagggtgtaacaagcaaaataagaatgaaaatattaattcagttaggggtgtcacccctcgacgtacattgataatgtaaagttttgacacatgtttaatatagttaacttaattgcccacctagccatatggaacttttagcggtcaagtacttcaattatgtagttacagggtggtcaaaaatctgtcaatatttatataaatttctttaaaacaccccttatctggcactggagatgcaaattttcatgattgaggcatgtaactagatgtacaataagctcaacaatccagttttgaaagttaaaagagaattcgacaaagcgttttcgtaaaaatggactttttggatcaaaattgagcatgagggcgctctttaagatttgtcgcaaactttctatgttttactagtttttagtttactgaagtaaagaggatcacaaccaaggtctgcttatgaaatttgagccttttatcatgtttcgtttgtagcatccttttgaatgttgcctacattaaatccctattaaatacatagaggtcaacgaactttattaatgtagcaacaagtaattagtaattgttaattgtctaattaacaaatactgaggcaatgaatgctaaacatgatatcacttttggctgagatcaagtacagaaacaagtagaaatccatcaataatgtttattgaagatcatgtggcggaggatcaccattgtacagcattgtgatcctccgccacatgatcctccgccacatgagccacccctgactaattagacttaacgagttacagtaattagtacaaacgaaaatgattaattttgtttcagaaattgaaagaccaatgtctaaggaaaaaaatagtactaaacaagctcataataaatatcaaataaacaagctacatgcatgtaaacacgtcttgatgagtaagaatgcaacagagccgccctttttaggtgcccagtataaaaaacatgaccataatgtAGTGTGGTGGTCTAAGCtcaattaattaatgaataatgcaaattgttGTCAAAGTTTGGACTACGATCTATTTTTAACATCATGACATTTATAGTTTAGACAAATGTGTATTTAAGCAGGCATTTGAAGAACTTAGTAACGAGTGTCCA of Amphiura filiformis chromosome 14, Afil_fr2py, whole genome shotgun sequence contains these proteins:
- the LOC140169667 gene encoding LOW QUALITY PROTEIN: extracellular serine proteinase-like (The sequence of the model RefSeq protein was modified relative to this genomic sequence to represent the inferred CDS: inserted 1 base in 1 codon), whose protein sequence is MEKLIFLLSCLFGLSCATAPLKTVDSPIDNHYIVVLKNSGDVDRDRQALSKIAGVKVNQEYRRVLKGFGVQVKSQSALDEIRENRDVQYVQQDGNVTIYETAMTWGLDRIDQRKLPLDGQSSFKGDGSGVNVYIIDTGVYQDHQYFGGRARFAYDATDEEGGGPVDCNGHGTHCAGTIGADYYGIXKGATLHGVKVLSCQGWGMYSWVIGGMDFVANNHIDPAVASMSLGGGASDAIDEAIQGMYDAGVPVAVAAGNSDYDACYFSPAKAQKALTVGATDHEDKRAVFSNYGTCVDIFAPGVDVLSTMIGSPTATGTFSGTSMACPHVAGVMALILGNDPTLKPADVYKKLKADSTSGVLQDKGLGSPDRMLYVTP